The following are from one region of the Microbacterium sp. cx-55 genome:
- a CDS encoding bifunctional 2-methylcitrate synthase/citrate synthase, protein MTEQNEVHRGLAGVVADTTAISKVDPETNSLLYRGYPVQELAATQPFEAVAYLLWHGDLPTDAQLAELRRLEREHRALTPAVQSAIDLVPLDAHPMDEVRTALSVLGAADLAGSGSVLDASGNPELNLARSIRLFAALPAIVAYGQRRRRGTTAIAPRDDLDYAANFLWMTFGEESDEVVVDAFNRSMVLYAEHSFNASTFTARVIASTLSDLYSAVVGAVGALKGPLHGGANEAVLHIFDEIGDAANVDEWLDEALAAKRKIMGFGHRVYKRGDSRVPTMKAALDDLVEHYDRPDIGALYSTLESEFVARKGIYPNLDYPSGPVYNLIGFDTVTFTPLFVAARVTGWTAHIQEQFSANALIRPLSSYIGPDERHIPGYVQDAAERDAARRPEERV, encoded by the coding sequence ATGACCGAGCAGAACGAGGTCCATCGGGGCCTCGCCGGAGTGGTGGCCGATACGACGGCCATCTCGAAGGTCGATCCCGAGACGAATTCGCTGCTGTACCGCGGGTATCCCGTGCAGGAGCTCGCCGCGACGCAGCCGTTCGAGGCGGTCGCGTACCTCCTCTGGCACGGCGACCTGCCGACGGATGCGCAACTCGCCGAGCTGCGTCGTCTCGAGCGCGAGCATCGCGCGCTGACCCCGGCGGTGCAATCCGCCATCGACCTCGTGCCGCTCGATGCGCACCCGATGGACGAGGTGCGGACCGCGCTCAGCGTGCTCGGCGCCGCCGACCTCGCCGGCTCCGGCTCGGTGCTCGATGCGAGCGGCAACCCCGAGCTGAACCTGGCGCGCAGCATCCGACTGTTCGCCGCGCTTCCCGCGATCGTCGCGTACGGTCAGCGTCGGCGCCGCGGGACGACGGCGATCGCGCCGCGCGACGACCTCGACTACGCCGCGAACTTCCTCTGGATGACCTTCGGTGAAGAGTCGGACGAGGTCGTCGTCGACGCGTTCAACCGCTCGATGGTGCTGTACGCCGAGCACTCGTTCAACGCGTCGACCTTCACGGCACGCGTGATCGCGTCGACGCTCAGCGACCTGTACTCGGCCGTCGTCGGTGCCGTCGGCGCGCTGAAGGGGCCGCTGCACGGCGGCGCCAACGAGGCCGTGCTGCACATCTTCGACGAGATCGGCGATGCCGCCAACGTCGACGAGTGGCTCGATGAGGCCCTCGCCGCCAAGCGCAAGATCATGGGATTCGGCCACCGGGTCTACAAGCGCGGGGACTCGCGCGTGCCGACCATGAAGGCGGCGCTCGACGATCTCGTCGAGCACTACGACCGCCCCGACATCGGCGCGCTGTACAGCACGCTCGAGTCGGAGTTCGTCGCGCGCAAGGGCATCTACCCGAACCTCGACTATCCGTCCGGCCCGGTCTACAACCTGATCGGATTCGACACGGTCACCTTCACGCCGCTGTTCGTCGCGGCTCGCGTGACGGGGTGGACCGCCCACATCCAGGAGCAGTTCTCCGCGAACGCGCTGATCCGTCCGCTGTCGTCGTACATCGGCCCGGACGAACGGCACATCCCCGGCTACGTGCAGGATGCCGCCGAGCGCGACGCGGCCCGACGGCCCGAAGAGCGGGTCTGA
- the prpB gene encoding methylisocitrate lyase: protein MLYATTSAAEKRRLLRERLASGELLRFPGAFNPLSARLIERKGFDGVYISGAVLAADLGLPDIGLTTLTEVAGRGQQIARMTELPAIIDADTGFGEPMNVARSIQTLEDAGLGGAHIEDQVNPKRCGHLDGKSVVDADTAVKRIRAAVDARRDPNFLIMARTDVRAVEGLDVAINRAKALVDAGADAVFPEAMRDLGEFEAMRAALDVPILANMTEFGKSELFSTAQLRDAGVNIVIWPVSLLRIAMGAADRALDELTAEGHLRAKLGEMQHRADLYDLIDYEQYNRFDQSVFDFHVER, encoded by the coding sequence ATGCTGTACGCCACCACATCCGCGGCCGAGAAGCGTCGGTTGCTGCGCGAACGGCTCGCGTCGGGTGAGCTGCTGCGTTTCCCGGGCGCGTTCAACCCGCTGTCGGCGCGGTTGATCGAGCGCAAGGGATTCGATGGCGTGTACATCTCGGGTGCGGTGCTCGCCGCCGACCTGGGCCTGCCCGACATCGGGTTGACGACGCTCACCGAGGTCGCCGGCCGGGGTCAGCAGATCGCCCGGATGACTGAGCTCCCCGCCATCATCGACGCCGACACGGGGTTCGGTGAGCCGATGAACGTGGCGCGCAGCATCCAGACCCTCGAAGACGCCGGTCTCGGCGGCGCGCACATCGAGGACCAAGTCAACCCGAAGCGCTGCGGGCATCTCGACGGCAAGTCGGTCGTCGATGCCGATACCGCGGTCAAGCGCATCCGCGCGGCCGTGGATGCCCGGCGGGATCCGAACTTCCTGATCATGGCCCGCACCGACGTGCGCGCTGTCGAGGGGTTGGACGTGGCGATCAACCGCGCGAAGGCCCTCGTCGATGCGGGGGCGGATGCGGTTTTCCCCGAGGCGATGCGCGACCTCGGCGAGTTCGAGGCGATGCGCGCCGCGCTCGACGTGCCGATCCTCGCGAACATGACCGAGTTCGGGAAGAGCGAACTGTTCTCGACCGCGCAGCTGCGGGATGCGGGCGTCAACATCGTGATCTGGCCGGTATCGCTGCTGCGCATCGCGATGGGCGCCGCCGACCGCGCCCTCGACGAGCTCACCGCCGAAGGCCATCTCCGTGCGAAGCTCGGGGAGATGCAGCACCGCGCCGATCTCTACGACCTGATCGACTACGAGCAGTACAACCGCTTCGACCAAAGCGTTTTCGACTTCCACGTCGAACGCTGA
- a CDS encoding MmgE/PrpD family protein, with amino-acid sequence MTITHHLRVHRSDENLAREGQLAWHIAQVAADPVAVDDDVVDMIVNRLIDNAAVAAASLTRRPVSAARQQALDHAVSIGGNGATVFGCALERRSSPEWAAWANGVAVRELDYHDTFLAADYSHPGDNIPPILAVAQHVGADGAALLRGIATGYEIQIDLVRAICLHKHKIDHVAHLGPSAAAGIGTLLGLPVETIFQAIGQALHTTTATRQSRKGEISTWKAHAPAFAGKMAVEAVDRAMRGETSPSPIYEGEDGVVAWMLDGPDASYDVPLPAEGEPKRAILDSYTKEHSAEYQAQAWIDLARRLGAENPALRDPENIESVVLHTSHHTHFVIGSGANDPQKYDPAASRETLDHSIPYIFTVALQGGSWHHVDSYTPERAGRADTVALWQKVTTAEDAEWTRRYHSDDPDEKAFGGRVEIRLTDGSTIVDEIAVADAHPLGARPFARADYIRKFRILAEPVLDAAEIERFLALVQRLPELSVDEVRQLSIVAKPGVILSAPAPKGLF; translated from the coding sequence ATGACCATCACGCACCACCTGCGCGTCCATCGCAGTGACGAGAACCTCGCCCGCGAGGGGCAGCTCGCGTGGCACATCGCCCAGGTCGCCGCCGACCCCGTGGCCGTCGACGACGACGTGGTCGACATGATCGTCAACCGGCTGATCGACAACGCGGCCGTGGCGGCGGCATCCCTCACCCGGCGGCCCGTGAGCGCCGCGCGCCAGCAGGCGCTCGACCACGCGGTCTCGATCGGCGGAAACGGGGCGACCGTGTTCGGGTGCGCGCTCGAGCGGCGTTCGAGCCCGGAGTGGGCCGCGTGGGCGAACGGGGTCGCCGTCCGCGAGCTGGACTACCACGACACGTTCCTCGCCGCCGACTATTCGCACCCCGGTGACAACATCCCGCCGATCCTCGCGGTCGCGCAGCATGTGGGGGCGGATGGCGCGGCGCTGCTTCGCGGCATCGCGACGGGGTACGAGATCCAGATCGATCTCGTTCGGGCGATCTGCCTGCACAAGCACAAGATCGACCACGTCGCGCACCTGGGGCCGTCGGCCGCCGCCGGAATCGGTACGCTCCTCGGGCTCCCCGTCGAGACGATCTTCCAGGCGATCGGGCAGGCGCTGCACACGACCACCGCGACCCGGCAGTCGCGCAAGGGTGAGATCTCGACATGGAAGGCGCACGCCCCGGCGTTCGCGGGGAAGATGGCGGTCGAGGCTGTCGACCGGGCGATGCGCGGTGAGACCTCGCCGTCGCCGATCTACGAGGGCGAGGACGGTGTCGTGGCGTGGATGCTGGACGGCCCCGACGCGTCGTACGACGTGCCGTTGCCGGCCGAGGGCGAGCCGAAGCGCGCGATTCTCGACTCGTATACGAAGGAGCATTCGGCCGAGTACCAGGCGCAGGCGTGGATCGATCTGGCCCGGCGCCTCGGGGCCGAGAATCCGGCGCTGCGCGACCCGGAGAACATCGAGTCGGTCGTGCTGCACACCAGCCATCACACGCACTTCGTGATCGGTTCGGGAGCGAACGACCCGCAGAAGTACGACCCGGCGGCATCCCGGGAGACGTTGGATCACTCGATCCCGTACATCTTCACCGTCGCCCTGCAGGGCGGCAGCTGGCACCACGTCGACTCGTACACGCCGGAGCGCGCCGGACGCGCCGACACGGTCGCGCTGTGGCAGAAGGTCACGACCGCCGAGGATGCGGAATGGACCCGCCGGTACCACTCCGACGACCCCGACGAGAAGGCTTTCGGCGGCCGGGTGGAGATCCGCCTGACCGACGGCTCGACGATCGTCGACGAGATCGCGGTCGCCGACGCGCACCCGCTGGGCGCTCGCCCGTTCGCGCGGGCCGACTACATCCGCAAGTTCCGCATCCTCGCCGAACCGGTGCTGGATGCGGCCGAGATCGAGCGATTCCTCGCTCTCGTGCAGCGTCTTCCCGAGCTCAGTGTCGACGAGGTGCGCCAGCTCTCGATCGTCGCGAAGCCCGGCGTGATCCTCTCGGCGCCGGCGCCCAAGGGTCTGTTCTGA
- a CDS encoding NUDIX domain-containing protein: protein MTIRSAGLLLYRGQRALEVLIAHMGGPFWARKNEGAWSIPKGEFDPAEESAADAAAREFREELGVTAPAGPSAFVELGTFAYASGKRVTVFVAQGGDLDLTVLSFGEFEMGWPPRSERTASFPEVDRVAWVTPARARELLVKGQRPAIDALEAARAAGPEG from the coding sequence ATGACCATCCGCAGCGCGGGGCTCTTGCTCTACCGGGGGCAGCGGGCGCTCGAGGTGCTGATCGCGCACATGGGCGGCCCGTTCTGGGCGCGCAAGAACGAGGGCGCCTGGTCGATCCCCAAGGGGGAGTTCGACCCGGCGGAAGAGTCGGCGGCGGATGCGGCGGCGCGCGAGTTCCGAGAGGAGCTCGGCGTCACCGCCCCCGCCGGCCCGTCGGCCTTCGTCGAGCTCGGCACGTTCGCGTACGCCTCCGGCAAGCGCGTGACGGTCTTCGTCGCCCAGGGCGGCGATCTCGATCTCACCGTGCTGAGTTTCGGTGAGTTCGAGATGGGGTGGCCGCCGCGGTCGGAGCGTACCGCATCCTTCCCCGAGGTGGACCGTGTCGCATGGGTCACTCCCGCCCGCGCGCGTGAGCTGCTCGTGAAAGGGCAACGCCCCGCGATCGACGCGCTGGAGGCCGCGCGCGCCGCCGGGCCCGAGGGGTAG
- a CDS encoding aldo/keto reductase family protein, whose protein sequence is MVNYRYLGNSGFKVSEITYGNWITHASQVENEAAVATVHRALDLGITSFDTADAYANTAAEEVLGEALKGQRRESLEIFTKVYWPTGPAGPNDQGLSRKHILDSINGSLRRLGVDYVDLYQAHRYDYETPLEETMQAFADLVRQGKVLYIGVSEWNAEQLRAGHALSKELGFQLISNQPQYSALWRVIEEKVVPTSEELGISQIVWSPMAQGVLSGKYLPGQAVPAGSRATDDKSGANFIKNFLRDEVLEAVQRLKPVAEQAGLTMPQLAIAWVLQNPNVSAALVGASRPEQLDDTVKASGVVLDADVMTAIDDALSGVAETDPAKTVSPKGRPTD, encoded by the coding sequence ATGGTCAATTATCGCTATCTCGGCAACAGTGGTTTCAAGGTCTCGGAGATCACCTACGGCAACTGGATCACGCACGCCTCGCAGGTCGAGAACGAGGCCGCGGTCGCCACGGTGCACCGCGCACTCGACCTCGGCATCACGAGCTTCGACACGGCCGACGCCTACGCGAACACCGCCGCCGAAGAGGTGCTCGGCGAGGCGCTGAAGGGGCAGCGTCGCGAGTCGCTCGAGATCTTCACGAAGGTCTACTGGCCGACCGGCCCCGCGGGTCCCAACGACCAGGGACTCAGCCGCAAGCACATTCTCGACAGCATCAACGGCTCACTCCGCCGGCTCGGCGTCGACTACGTCGACCTGTACCAGGCGCACCGGTACGACTACGAAACTCCCCTCGAAGAGACGATGCAGGCTTTCGCCGACCTCGTCCGCCAGGGCAAGGTGCTGTACATCGGTGTGTCCGAATGGAACGCCGAGCAGCTTCGCGCCGGTCACGCGCTGTCGAAGGAACTCGGGTTCCAGCTCATCTCGAACCAGCCGCAGTACTCGGCGCTGTGGCGGGTCATCGAGGAGAAGGTCGTGCCGACCTCGGAAGAGCTCGGCATCTCGCAGATCGTCTGGTCGCCGATGGCGCAGGGCGTGCTGAGCGGAAAGTACCTTCCGGGTCAGGCCGTGCCCGCCGGATCGCGGGCGACCGATGACAAGAGCGGAGCGAACTTCATCAAGAACTTCCTCCGCGACGAGGTGCTCGAGGCCGTGCAGCGGCTGAAGCCGGTCGCTGAGCAGGCAGGGCTGACGATGCCGCAGCTCGCAATCGCGTGGGTGCTGCAGAACCCGAACGTCTCGGCCGCTCTCGTGGGAGCTTCGCGTCCCGAGCAGCTCGACGACACGGTCAAGGCGTCCGGCGTCGTGCTCGACGCCGACGTGATGACGGCCATCGACGATGCCCTCTCGGGCGTTGCCGAGACCGATCCGGCGAAGACCGTGTCGCCGAAGGGCCGTCCGACCGACTGA
- a CDS encoding HNH endonuclease signature motif containing protein produces MNGTIRIIRDLESRLGAVASEVFAEGALRSATDDDVLAVMDAAAAVIRRAEALVTEAAGEVQARSASSARAERMTTRYGCRHTRELIQRVTRTSGRTSGDYARAGAATATRRALTGDTLPAPYPALRAAVAAGAIGVDAVTAVSATLDAADISAEQRAAAETELAASARGEGADENGLPTADDLRLQAQVWAMYLDPDGAEPRADAAERHRGLVLGACRDGRVPIRGELLPEVAAPLTRLDHAINNPRARVTFRDNTELESEPESEEDAPVDSRTRPQKLHDAFATALNVAARSSEVPTIGGAAPTLLVSVRHEDLASGHGVAHLDGIDEPVPLSVARRIACSGSVQHVVFDRAGRIARIEIPDRVFDHHQRRAITLRDGGCIIPGCDVPAAWCEIHHVHEAATGGPTSTDNGVLLCWHHHRTLDSGGWSVRMRRGVPEVRGPGWWDPGGTWRRVAKSPTRTLDRYIAART; encoded by the coding sequence ATGAACGGGACGATCCGCATCATCCGCGACCTCGAGTCGCGGCTGGGTGCGGTCGCGTCCGAGGTCTTCGCCGAGGGCGCGCTGCGCTCCGCCACGGACGACGACGTCCTCGCGGTGATGGATGCGGCGGCGGCAGTCATCCGTCGAGCCGAAGCACTCGTCACCGAGGCTGCAGGAGAAGTGCAGGCACGCTCCGCCTCGAGCGCACGAGCGGAGCGCATGACGACGCGATACGGATGCCGGCACACCCGTGAGCTGATCCAGCGCGTGACGCGCACATCGGGCCGCACCTCCGGCGACTACGCGCGCGCCGGTGCCGCTACCGCGACCCGGAGGGCACTGACCGGCGACACTCTGCCCGCTCCGTACCCCGCTCTGCGCGCCGCAGTCGCCGCCGGAGCCATCGGCGTCGACGCCGTGACGGCGGTTTCCGCGACCCTCGATGCTGCGGATATCTCCGCGGAGCAGCGCGCCGCGGCCGAGACGGAGCTCGCCGCGAGTGCCCGAGGTGAAGGGGCCGACGAAAACGGGCTGCCGACGGCAGACGATCTGCGGCTGCAGGCCCAGGTGTGGGCGATGTACCTCGACCCCGACGGCGCCGAACCCCGCGCGGATGCGGCCGAGCGTCACCGCGGGCTGGTCCTCGGTGCCTGTCGCGACGGCCGCGTGCCGATCCGCGGCGAACTGCTCCCTGAAGTCGCTGCCCCGCTCACGCGCCTCGACCACGCGATCAACAACCCGCGCGCCCGCGTCACTTTCCGAGACAACACCGAGCTCGAATCCGAGCCCGAATCCGAAGAAGACGCACCTGTCGATTCCCGGACCCGTCCGCAGAAGCTCCACGATGCGTTCGCGACCGCGCTCAACGTCGCCGCCCGGTCGAGCGAGGTCCCCACCATCGGGGGTGCAGCCCCCACACTGCTCGTGTCGGTCCGGCACGAAGACCTCGCTTCCGGACACGGCGTCGCGCACCTCGACGGCATCGACGAGCCGGTCCCGCTGTCCGTCGCACGCCGCATCGCGTGTTCGGGCAGCGTGCAGCACGTCGTCTTCGATCGGGCCGGTCGCATCGCGCGCATCGAGATCCCGGATCGCGTCTTCGACCATCATCAGCGACGCGCGATCACCCTGCGCGACGGCGGCTGCATCATTCCGGGTTGCGATGTGCCGGCCGCGTGGTGCGAGATCCATCACGTGCACGAGGCGGCGACGGGCGGACCCACGAGCACCGACAACGGCGTCCTGCTTTGCTGGCATCACCACCGCACCCTCGACAGCGGGGGCTGGTCGGTCAGAATGCGTCGCGGCGTCCCCGAGGTGCGCGGCCCCGGATGGTGGGATCCCGGCGGCACCTGGCGGCGAGTGGCGAAGTCCCCGACCCGCACCCTCGACCGCTACATCGCTGCGCGAACGTGA
- a CDS encoding response regulator: MIRVLIADDHPIVRAGLVALVAAAPDMEVVGTAATGAEAVALAASVAPDLVLMDLRMPGMDGDEATEQIVAADPDARVLVLTTYETDDAILRAIGAGARGYLLKASPEAELLAGIRAVAQGEVALAPSVSRVLVRQAGRPKEPDAPVLSPREVEVLRLVAAGHSNRAIGERLYLGEATVKTHLMHAFTKLEVRDRTRAVTRAMELGLI, from the coding sequence ATGATCCGAGTTCTCATCGCTGACGATCACCCGATCGTGCGGGCGGGGCTCGTCGCCCTGGTGGCCGCGGCGCCCGACATGGAGGTGGTCGGCACGGCAGCGACTGGCGCGGAGGCGGTGGCGCTCGCCGCATCCGTCGCTCCCGATCTCGTTCTGATGGACCTGCGGATGCCGGGAATGGACGGCGATGAGGCGACCGAGCAGATCGTCGCCGCGGATCCGGATGCGCGGGTGCTCGTGCTGACGACCTACGAGACGGATGACGCGATCTTGCGGGCGATCGGGGCGGGGGCTCGTGGCTACCTGCTGAAGGCATCGCCCGAGGCGGAGCTGCTGGCCGGCATCCGCGCCGTCGCGCAGGGTGAGGTGGCGCTCGCGCCGAGCGTGAGCCGGGTGCTGGTGCGGCAGGCGGGGCGCCCGAAGGAGCCCGACGCCCCGGTGCTGTCGCCGCGCGAAGTGGAGGTGCTGCGTCTGGTCGCCGCCGGGCACAGCAACCGGGCCATCGGTGAGCGCCTCTACCTGGGCGAGGCGACGGTGAAGACGCACCTGATGCACGCGTTCACGAAGCTCGAGGTGCGGGACCGCACCCGCGCCGTCACCCGTGCCATGGAGCTCGGGCTGATCTGA
- a CDS encoding sensor histidine kinase, which produces MTDARADAAAASGRVWGVSLAAVLAFCLIAALNASAGEPDWRSIGLTVAVSLIYGAVFVLFVRRVMPRSSGAFVAAAVTIVMVGVMTAVVPSSAVLQFWAFPLLWGLLPSPRLAIPASFALAAAVFAGFAVSTGDERGWFVTALLTEVISFAVSIIMGLWVLSVYAYGRERERLLAELTAAQDELAALHRDAGVTSERARLSRELHDTLAQSLTAAVLLVQRARRELAAGADADETLDLVEESVRDGLGETRLLVAGNAPVELAAGGGIGAALETLAARFRREAGVHVDVDVRLNAPLSREAEAALLRCAQEGFGNIRKHAGARRVTVLLTGDDTGAELRVRNDGRGFDPDADATGFGLAGLRARLRLVGGTLDLDGTDGAVELRARVPREVDA; this is translated from the coding sequence ATGACGGATGCGAGGGCCGACGCGGCGGCCGCGAGCGGGAGGGTCTGGGGGGTCTCGCTCGCGGCCGTGCTGGCGTTCTGCCTGATCGCGGCGCTGAACGCGTCGGCGGGTGAGCCCGACTGGCGCAGCATCGGGCTCACCGTTGCCGTGTCGTTGATCTACGGCGCGGTGTTCGTTCTCTTCGTGCGCCGGGTGATGCCCCGGTCTTCCGGGGCGTTCGTCGCCGCCGCGGTGACCATCGTGATGGTGGGCGTGATGACCGCGGTCGTGCCGAGCAGCGCCGTGCTCCAGTTCTGGGCGTTTCCGCTCTTGTGGGGGCTGCTTCCCTCCCCGCGCCTCGCGATCCCGGCGTCGTTCGCGCTCGCCGCGGCGGTGTTCGCGGGGTTCGCGGTCAGCACCGGCGATGAACGCGGATGGTTCGTCACCGCGCTCCTCACCGAGGTGATCTCGTTCGCGGTCAGCATCATCATGGGACTCTGGGTGCTGAGCGTCTACGCATACGGGCGGGAGCGCGAGCGGCTGCTCGCGGAGTTGACGGCCGCGCAGGACGAACTGGCGGCGCTGCATCGCGACGCGGGTGTCACGTCCGAGCGGGCACGCCTCTCCCGCGAGTTGCACGACACGCTCGCGCAGAGCCTGACGGCGGCCGTGCTGCTCGTGCAGCGCGCGCGGCGCGAGCTCGCGGCGGGCGCCGACGCCGATGAGACGCTCGATCTCGTGGAGGAGTCGGTGCGCGACGGACTCGGCGAGACGCGCCTGCTGGTCGCCGGTAACGCCCCCGTCGAGCTCGCGGCGGGCGGCGGCATCGGCGCGGCGCTCGAAACGCTGGCGGCGCGTTTTCGCCGGGAGGCGGGCGTTCACGTCGACGTCGACGTGCGCCTGAACGCACCGCTGTCTCGCGAAGCGGAGGCGGCGCTGCTGCGCTGCGCGCAAGAGGGGTTCGGCAACATCCGCAAACACGCCGGTGCTCGCCGGGTCACGGTTCTGCTGACGGGCGACGACACCGGCGCGGAGTTGCGCGTGCGCAACGACGGGCGCGGGTTCGATCCGGATGCGGACGCCACCGGCTTCGGGCTGGCGGGTCTGCGTGCGCGCCTGCGGCTGGTCGGTGGCACGCTCGATCTCGACGGGACGGACGGGGCGGTCGAGCTGCGTGCGCGGGTGCCCCGGGAGGTGGACGCATGA
- a CDS encoding ABC transporter permease, with amino-acid sequence MTAPASAVPVSAPRRSSGIGHTLRLGFWRIGYEVRGYFRQGDSVFFTFLFPLVMLLIFSVAFSAQTFGAPGDEISAAAFYLPGMVAAGLLLSGTQNMALDIATERSDGTLKRLGGTPLGPVAYFIGKLGMVLVTGLLQSALLIAVAALAFGVALPTDPMKWVTFGWVFLLGVTTCAILGIGLSSLPRSGRSASAVVIPIVLVLQFISGVYIQFSTLPAWLQGVASIFPLRWLAQGMQSVFLPESFASMTPSGTWEHGLIVLVTGIWLVAGLVLARVTFRWIRKDG; translated from the coding sequence ATGACCGCCCCCGCATCCGCCGTCCCGGTGTCGGCGCCGCGCCGATCGTCGGGGATCGGCCACACGCTCCGTCTCGGCTTCTGGCGCATCGGCTACGAGGTGCGCGGCTACTTCCGGCAGGGCGACTCGGTCTTCTTCACATTTCTCTTTCCGCTCGTGATGCTGCTGATCTTCTCGGTCGCGTTCAGTGCCCAGACCTTCGGTGCACCGGGCGACGAGATCAGTGCGGCGGCGTTCTATCTGCCCGGGATGGTCGCGGCGGGACTGCTGCTTTCGGGCACGCAGAACATGGCGCTCGACATCGCGACCGAACGCAGCGACGGCACCCTGAAGCGTCTGGGCGGCACGCCGCTCGGGCCGGTGGCGTACTTCATCGGCAAGCTCGGGATGGTGCTCGTCACCGGGCTCCTGCAGTCGGCGTTGCTGATCGCGGTCGCGGCGCTCGCCTTCGGCGTCGCCCTGCCCACCGATCCGATGAAGTGGGTCACGTTCGGGTGGGTGTTCCTCCTCGGCGTCACCACCTGCGCCATCCTCGGCATCGGGCTCAGCTCGCTGCCGAGGTCGGGGCGCAGCGCGTCGGCCGTCGTCATCCCGATCGTGCTGGTGCTGCAGTTCATCTCCGGCGTCTACATCCAGTTCTCGACGCTGCCGGCCTGGCTGCAGGGCGTCGCGAGCATCTTCCCGCTGCGCTGGCTGGCGCAGGGGATGCAGTCGGTGTTCCTTCCGGAGTCGTTCGCGTCGATGACGCCGAGCGGCACGTGGGAGCACGGACTGATCGTCCTCGTCACCGGCATCTGGCTGGTGGCGGGACTCGTCCTCGCCCGTGTGACGTTCCGCTGGATCCGCAAGGATGGCTGA
- a CDS encoding ABC transporter ATP-binding protein has product MTETVVRVEDLRKTYHGGFQALGGVSFEIARGETFALLGPNGAGKSTTIEILEGYRERTSGVVEVLGTDPHHGDLDWKARLGIVLQNTGEAPVATVREMLVHFARFYPRPRDVDETIAAVGLTAKANARVRTLSGGQRRRVDVALGIIGNPDLLFLDEPTTGFDPEARHQFWDLIRVLQAEGTTIILTTHYLEEASALSSRAAIVVGGALVAIGPIDQIGGADARIPIVRWREDGVVREQRTERPGEFVSRLVAAGDAEPDDLEVVRPSLEDVYLSFLATEEKTGAAVPASGVASDRGASGAASDRGVSA; this is encoded by the coding sequence ATGACGGAAACGGTCGTGCGGGTCGAGGACCTGCGCAAGACGTACCACGGAGGGTTCCAGGCCCTCGGTGGCGTGAGTTTCGAGATCGCGCGCGGCGAGACGTTCGCCCTCCTCGGCCCGAACGGGGCGGGGAAGAGCACGACGATCGAAATCCTGGAGGGGTACCGGGAACGGACGAGCGGCGTGGTGGAGGTTCTGGGGACGGACCCGCACCACGGCGACCTCGACTGGAAGGCACGGCTCGGGATCGTGCTGCAGAACACGGGGGAGGCGCCGGTCGCGACCGTCCGCGAGATGCTCGTGCACTTCGCGCGGTTCTACCCCCGGCCACGCGACGTCGACGAGACCATTGCCGCGGTCGGGCTCACGGCGAAGGCGAACGCGCGCGTGCGTACCCTCTCGGGTGGCCAGCGGCGCCGCGTCGACGTCGCGCTCGGGATCATCGGCAACCCCGATCTGCTGTTCCTCGACGAGCCGACGACCGGATTCGACCCGGAGGCCCGGCACCAGTTCTGGGACCTGATCCGCGTGCTGCAGGCCGAGGGGACGACGATCATCCTGACGACCCACTACCTCGAAGAGGCGTCCGCGCTGTCGAGTCGGGCCGCCATCGTCGTGGGGGGCGCCCTCGTGGCGATCGGGCCCATCGATCAGATCGGCGGTGCGGATGCCCGCATCCCGATCGTGCGGTGGCGAGAGGACGGCGTCGTCCGAGAACAGCGCACCGAGCGGCCCGGCGAGTTCGTGTCTCGTCTCGTGGCCGCGGGGGATGCGGAACCCGACGATCTCGAGGTCGTCCGGCCGAGCCTCGAAGACGTGTACCTGAGCTTCCTCGCGACCGAGGAGAAAACGGGCGCGGCGGTGCCCGCATCCGGCGTCGCATCCGATCGAGGAGCGTCCGGCGCTGCATCCGACCGAGGAGTGTCCGCATGA